One Mycolicibacter sp. MU0083 DNA window includes the following coding sequences:
- the ychF gene encoding redox-regulated ATPase YchF, translating to MSLSLGIVGLPNVGKSTLFNALTHNDVLAANYPFATIEPNEGVVPLPDPRLAKLAEIFGSERILPAPVTFVDIAGIVKGASEGAGLGNKFLANIRECDAICQVVRVFADDDVVHVDGKVDPEADIEVIATELMLADMQTCEKAVPRLEKEARNNKDRKPVHEAAVAAAAILDSGKTLFAAGVDAAPLRELNLLTTKPFLYVFNADESVLTDAARVAALRELVAPADAVFLDAKIEAELAELDDESAMELLESIGQSERGLDALARAGFHTLKLQTYLTAGPKEARAWTIHQGDTAPKAAGVIHTDFEKGFIKAEVVSFDDLVEAGSMAAAKSAGKVRMEGKDYVMADGDVVEFRFNV from the coding sequence GTGAGCCTGAGCCTGGGAATCGTGGGGTTGCCCAACGTCGGTAAGTCGACCCTGTTCAACGCGCTGACACACAACGATGTGTTGGCCGCCAACTACCCGTTCGCGACGATCGAGCCGAACGAGGGTGTGGTGCCGCTGCCCGATCCTCGGCTGGCCAAGCTGGCGGAGATCTTCGGGTCCGAACGGATCCTGCCCGCGCCGGTGACGTTCGTCGACATCGCCGGCATCGTCAAAGGTGCCTCGGAAGGGGCCGGCCTGGGCAACAAGTTCCTGGCCAATATCCGCGAGTGCGACGCCATCTGTCAGGTGGTGCGGGTCTTCGCCGACGACGACGTGGTGCACGTGGACGGCAAGGTGGATCCCGAGGCCGACATCGAGGTGATCGCCACCGAGCTGATGCTGGCCGATATGCAGACGTGTGAGAAGGCGGTCCCGCGGCTGGAGAAGGAAGCCCGCAACAACAAGGACCGCAAGCCCGTGCACGAGGCCGCGGTGGCCGCCGCGGCCATCCTGGACAGCGGCAAGACCCTGTTCGCCGCCGGCGTGGACGCCGCGCCGCTGCGGGAATTGAACCTGCTGACCACCAAGCCGTTCCTGTACGTGTTCAACGCCGACGAGTCGGTGCTCACCGACGCGGCCCGGGTGGCCGCGCTGCGTGAACTGGTGGCCCCGGCCGATGCGGTCTTCCTCGACGCCAAGATCGAGGCCGAGCTCGCCGAACTGGACGACGAATCCGCGATGGAGCTCCTGGAGTCGATCGGGCAGAGCGAGCGCGGCCTGGACGCGTTGGCCCGCGCCGGCTTCCACACCCTGAAACTGCAGACCTACCTGACCGCAGGGCCGAAGGAGGCCCGGGCCTGGACCATCCACCAGGGCGACACCGCGCCCAAGGCGGCCGGGGTGATCCACACCGACTTCGAGAAGGGCTTCATCAAGGCTGAGGTGGTCTCGTTCGACGACCTGGTCGAAGCCGGCTCGATGGCGGCGGCCAAGTCCGCCGGCAAGGTGCGCATGGAGGGCAAGGACTACGTGATGGCCGACGGGGACGTGGTGGAGTTCCGGTTCAACGTGTAG
- a CDS encoding uracil-DNA glycosylase: MVRRMRDANFKASQIAHQSDPHIAPINAFVDQLVDPDGRGWLPKVAPLHGGVDAKILSVLSDPGKATREGSGSGFLCIENDDATAEAQCKLFADQGIPPRWVLPWNAYPWFIDRAPNAEEKKVGAVVLCKLIDMVETLEVVLLQGVVAAAAWKHVKKLRPSLDADRGLKIVESIHPSKQALWTPDPAGRQARLERQQRAFDEIARIVHGQAM, translated from the coding sequence ATGGTGCGGCGGATGCGCGATGCAAATTTTAAAGCTAGCCAGATCGCTCATCAATCGGATCCGCATATCGCTCCGATCAATGCGTTCGTTGATCAGCTGGTTGACCCGGATGGGCGGGGTTGGCTGCCGAAGGTGGCTCCTCTACACGGCGGGGTGGATGCCAAGATTCTTAGCGTCTTGAGTGACCCGGGAAAAGCAACGCGGGAGGGTAGCGGTTCGGGGTTCTTGTGCATCGAGAACGACGATGCGACAGCCGAAGCCCAATGCAAGCTCTTCGCGGACCAGGGAATCCCGCCGCGTTGGGTCCTGCCGTGGAACGCCTACCCGTGGTTCATCGACCGTGCTCCGAATGCCGAAGAAAAGAAAGTCGGAGCGGTGGTTCTTTGCAAGCTCATTGACATGGTCGAGACTTTGGAAGTAGTGCTGTTGCAGGGAGTCGTAGCGGCAGCCGCGTGGAAGCATGTCAAGAAGCTGCGCCCATCCTTGGATGCTGATCGTGGTCTGAAGATTGTCGAAAGCATTCACCCAAGTAAGCAAGCGCTATGGACGCCAGACCCCGCTGGGCGCCAAGCTCGCCTCGAAAGGCAACAGCGGGCCTTTGATGAGATCGCGCGGATAGTCCATGGCCAGGCGATGTAG
- a CDS encoding DUF3644 domain-containing protein: protein MVACLQAGFPSQEDDVVNYRGSSRRLLGNSMSAMLAAIEIYNKPRFPYRDEVAVVMLINARELILKAVLSKSGSSIYYPKRRQEQQDSPLLQ from the coding sequence ATGGTTGCCTGTCTGCAGGCAGGCTTTCCTTCACAGGAGGACGATGTCGTGAATTACCGAGGATCGTCACGGAGGCTACTTGGTAACTCAATGTCAGCCATGCTCGCCGCGATTGAGATTTATAATAAACCACGGTTTCCCTACCGCGACGAGGTCGCAGTTGTCATGCTTATCAATGCCCGGGAACTTATACTGAAGGCCGTTTTATCAAAATCTGGGAGCTCGATCTACTACCCAAAACGACGGCAGGAACAACAAGACAGTCCACTTTTACAATGA
- a CDS encoding alpha/beta fold hydrolase, with the protein MDRFRRGDLVFDLDDRGPADAPTVILLHGHPQTAAAWDGVIPRLLTAGYRCLAPNQRGISPGARPRRRRDYRMAELVGDVGALVDASGASSVHLVGHDFGGLVAWSFAAQCPERVTTLSALSSPHPRALQQAMLTSRQGMSSWYAFAYQLPKLPERFYLGADGKGVRLARMLRSGGQRPDLADRDARFMAEPGAYRAALNWYRAAPLAGRVGVVAVPTQLVWSDRDKYILERAARRSERYVTGDFRFVALAGSHWIPDEQPEAAADLLLDWFARYR; encoded by the coding sequence ATGGACCGTTTTCGGCGCGGCGACCTGGTTTTCGACCTCGACGACCGTGGGCCGGCCGATGCGCCCACCGTCATCCTGTTGCATGGCCACCCGCAGACTGCGGCGGCTTGGGACGGCGTGATTCCGCGGCTGCTCACTGCGGGATATCGGTGTCTGGCGCCGAACCAGCGGGGGATATCGCCGGGGGCTCGGCCGCGGCGACGTCGCGACTACCGGATGGCCGAACTGGTCGGCGACGTGGGCGCCTTGGTCGATGCGAGCGGTGCATCGAGTGTGCACCTGGTGGGTCACGACTTCGGCGGACTTGTCGCGTGGAGCTTCGCAGCGCAATGTCCGGAGCGGGTTACTACGTTGTCCGCGCTGTCCAGCCCGCATCCGCGCGCGCTGCAGCAGGCGATGTTGACGAGCAGGCAGGGCATGTCGTCGTGGTATGCCTTCGCCTACCAGCTGCCGAAGCTACCCGAACGGTTCTATCTCGGAGCTGACGGCAAGGGGGTGAGGTTGGCGCGGATGCTGCGATCCGGCGGGCAGCGACCCGATCTCGCCGACCGCGACGCCCGATTCATGGCCGAGCCGGGTGCGTACCGGGCTGCGCTCAACTGGTATCGGGCGGCACCTTTAGCGGGACGTGTCGGCGTGGTGGCGGTTCCGACACAGTTGGTCTGGAGTGACCGTGACAAATACATTCTTGAGAGGGCAGCGCGCAGGTCTGAACGCTATGTGACCGGTGACTTTCGCTTTGTGGCGCTCGCGGGGTCGCACTGGATCCCCGATGAGCAGCCCGAGGCGGCAGCCGATCTGCTGCTCGATTGGTTTGCCCGCTACCGGTGA
- a CDS encoding zinc ribbon domain-containing protein YjdM, which produces MSDQLPPCPACNEAYTYEQGALLVCPMCAHEWTADDAGDGGAQDSDAAIVDSVGNPLADGDTVTVVKTVKVKGGGGGVIKAGTKVRGIRLISDGVGDHDIDANVPGFGRMQLKSSVVKKVV; this is translated from the coding sequence TTGTCCGATCAGTTGCCGCCGTGCCCCGCCTGCAACGAGGCGTACACCTACGAGCAGGGCGCGCTGCTGGTGTGCCCGATGTGCGCGCACGAGTGGACGGCCGATGACGCCGGCGATGGCGGGGCGCAGGATTCGGATGCGGCGATCGTGGACTCGGTCGGTAACCCATTGGCCGACGGCGACACGGTGACCGTGGTGAAGACCGTCAAGGTCAAGGGCGGCGGAGGCGGGGTGATCAAGGCCGGCACCAAGGTGCGGGGCATCCGGCTCATCTCCGATGGCGTGGGCGATCACGACATCGACGCCAACGTCCCCGGATTCGGCCGTATGCAGCTCAAGTCGAGCGTGGTGAAGAAGGTCGTCTGA
- a CDS encoding type II toxin-antitoxin system Phd/YefM family antitoxin, whose amino-acid sequence MTTLPLAEVRANLSKLVDEAVRTHQRVEVTRQGRRAVVILSAEDYDSLMETLDVLSDSELVREIRDAEDAIERGEVFTLDEVAEEMRAAGRLPR is encoded by the coding sequence ATGACGACGTTGCCCTTGGCTGAGGTTCGGGCAAACCTGTCCAAGCTGGTCGATGAGGCTGTCCGCACGCATCAGCGGGTCGAAGTCACCAGGCAGGGCAGGCGGGCCGTCGTGATCCTTAGCGCCGAAGACTACGACTCCCTCATGGAAACGCTGGACGTCTTGAGTGATTCGGAGTTGGTGCGCGAGATTCGGGACGCCGAGGATGCAATCGAGCGCGGCGAAGTCTTCACGCTCGACGAGGTGGCCGAGGAGATGAGGGCTGCCGGGCGGCTGCCTAGGTGA
- a CDS encoding type II toxin-antitoxin system RelE family toxin has translation MTYRIELSGAAKRALTTGLPEAVAAACWEFICGPLAEEPRRVGKPLRDQLAGRYSARRGEFRVIYRIIDDRVVVGVIHIVHRRDAYRT, from the coding sequence GTGACGTATCGCATTGAATTGTCTGGTGCCGCCAAGCGGGCGTTGACCACCGGGCTCCCCGAGGCTGTTGCGGCCGCCTGTTGGGAGTTCATTTGTGGCCCGCTTGCCGAGGAACCACGTCGAGTGGGTAAACCGCTGCGCGACCAGTTGGCAGGCCGATACTCAGCGCGACGTGGCGAATTCCGGGTTATCTACCGGATTATCGATGACCGAGTTGTCGTGGGTGTCATCCACATCGTGCACCGGCGCGACGCCTATCGGACCTAG
- a CDS encoding Fe-S protein has protein sequence MEVLRHVIVLLHIIGFAVTFGALFAEAAARRFQLTPVMDYGVGLSLLTGLALAAPWPAGVVLNYPKIETKLVILIALGAVLGIGRARQRRSGEAPRALFYAAGALVLTAAGLAVVW, from the coding sequence GTGGAGGTACTACGGCACGTAATAGTTCTGCTGCACATCATCGGCTTCGCGGTGACGTTTGGCGCCCTGTTCGCCGAGGCTGCGGCGCGACGCTTTCAGCTCACCCCGGTCATGGATTACGGCGTGGGACTGTCCCTGCTGACCGGACTGGCCCTGGCCGCCCCCTGGCCCGCGGGAGTGGTGCTCAACTACCCCAAGATCGAGACCAAGCTGGTGATCCTGATCGCGCTGGGCGCCGTGCTCGGCATCGGGCGGGCCCGCCAACGCCGTTCCGGTGAGGCGCCCCGTGCGCTGTTCTATGCCGCCGGGGCGCTGGTCCTGACCGCGGCGGGCCTCGCCGTCGTCTGGTAG
- a CDS encoding OsmC family protein — protein sequence MTSSTTRLAAVVAATSDPAAADSAGSQVVFRASAVAHDAVASTVTMGRYSVEVDEPPALGGENTAPNPVEYYLGSLLSCQVVTWRYWAEKLGIAVDQITGRAEGDLDVRGFFGLADDVRPGFKEVRVVITVTGPDTEERYRELHQVVEKHCPVLDMTTNVTPVHSTLEIG from the coding sequence ATGACCTCCTCGACTACCCGTCTCGCCGCCGTCGTCGCCGCCACCAGTGACCCGGCCGCCGCCGACTCGGCCGGCTCCCAGGTCGTCTTCCGCGCTTCGGCCGTCGCCCACGATGCGGTGGCCAGCACCGTCACCATGGGCCGCTACAGCGTGGAAGTCGACGAACCGCCCGCCCTGGGCGGGGAGAACACCGCACCCAACCCGGTCGAGTACTACCTCGGCTCGCTGCTGTCCTGCCAGGTCGTCACCTGGCGGTACTGGGCCGAGAAGCTGGGCATCGCAGTCGATCAGATCACCGGGCGCGCTGAGGGAGACCTCGACGTACGCGGCTTCTTCGGCCTCGCCGACGACGTCCGTCCCGGCTTCAAAGAGGTGCGCGTGGTCATCACCGTGACCGGCCCGGACACCGAAGAGCGCTACCGGGAACTGCACCAGGTGGTCGAAAAGCACTGCCCGGTCCTGGATATGACCACCAACGTCACCCCGGTGCACAGCACCCTGGAAATCGGGTAG
- a CDS encoding putative quinol monooxygenase, giving the protein MIFIVVKFAVKPEWAERWPQLVAAFTEATRAEPGNLWFDWSRSLDDPCEYVLVEAFRDGDAGSAHVNSDHFKQAMADMPQALVSTPKIISQQIEATDWSAMGELTID; this is encoded by the coding sequence GTGATCTTCATCGTCGTCAAATTCGCGGTCAAGCCGGAATGGGCGGAGCGCTGGCCGCAGTTGGTGGCCGCCTTCACCGAAGCGACCCGCGCCGAACCGGGCAACCTGTGGTTCGACTGGTCGCGCAGCCTCGACGACCCGTGCGAGTACGTGCTCGTCGAGGCGTTTCGGGACGGCGACGCCGGCAGCGCGCACGTCAACAGTGACCATTTCAAGCAGGCCATGGCCGACATGCCCCAGGCGCTGGTGTCCACGCCGAAGATCATCAGCCAACAGATCGAGGCCACCGACTGGTCGGCGATGGGTGAACTGACCATCGACTAG
- a CDS encoding guanylate cyclase, with translation MDEHTVTLERVLAETRTGDIWLFRGRSGPDRAIQTLSNAPVNHVGMTVALDDLPPLIWHAELGDKLLDYWTGTNHRGVQLNDARAAVEQWLGRYEQRCWFRQLSGTVTREQEDQLLRAIARMDGTAFPTTARLTGRWLRGRLPTASDWTRGIPVLDRKVHELSQRRKARHRKVALQTAYCAETVAITYEEMGLLSTDKNSNWFDPGSFWSGDILPLAPGYQLGREISVVP, from the coding sequence GTGGACGAACACACCGTGACGTTGGAACGTGTGCTGGCCGAGACCCGCACCGGTGACATCTGGCTGTTCCGCGGGCGCTCCGGACCGGACCGCGCCATCCAGACGCTGTCCAACGCCCCGGTGAACCACGTCGGGATGACGGTGGCGCTCGACGACCTGCCCCCGCTGATCTGGCACGCCGAACTCGGCGACAAACTGCTCGACTACTGGACCGGCACCAATCACCGCGGTGTCCAGCTCAACGACGCCCGTGCTGCCGTCGAACAGTGGCTGGGCCGCTACGAGCAGCGCTGCTGGTTCCGCCAGCTCAGCGGGACCGTCACCCGCGAACAGGAGGATCAGCTGCTGCGTGCCATCGCCCGGATGGACGGCACCGCCTTCCCCACCACGGCACGGCTCACCGGCCGGTGGCTGCGGGGGCGGCTGCCGACCGCCAGCGACTGGACCCGCGGCATCCCGGTTCTGGATCGCAAGGTCCACGAACTCAGTCAGCGTCGCAAAGCCCGCCACCGCAAGGTAGCCCTGCAGACGGCCTACTGCGCCGAGACGGTCGCCATCACCTACGAGGAGATGGGCCTGCTGTCGACCGACAAGAACTCGAACTGGTTCGACCCCGGGTCGTTCTGGAGCGGCGACATCCTGCCCTTGGCCCCGGGCTATCAGCTCGGTCGGGAGATCTCCGTCGTGCCCTAG
- a CDS encoding adenylate/guanylate cyclase domain-containing protein, whose protein sequence is MLAAYALAALAVGEGVALAVLTARLRRVQAEVADLRGRVDTRNLLLSGGREAVKTMWQTANLVRKQGFGAAVRSSIEDLADWAEVERPDLARLTPDGHVVVLFTDIEGSTALNERIGDRAWVKLIARHDEMVQRMVTRHGGHVVKSQGDGFMIAFAQPEQAVRCAVDIQHALASPRGRKPQHPIKVRIGAHMGRSVRRGDDLFGRNVAMAARVAAAAEGGQILISGPVRDAVKDRDDITVGAGRDAELKGFAGTHRLYAVDCG, encoded by the coding sequence ATGCTCGCGGCCTACGCGCTGGCGGCTCTGGCCGTCGGCGAGGGCGTCGCGCTGGCGGTGTTGACCGCACGCCTGCGGCGGGTCCAAGCCGAGGTGGCGGACCTGCGCGGCCGCGTCGACACCCGGAATCTGTTGCTCAGCGGCGGGCGTGAAGCCGTCAAAACCATGTGGCAGACCGCGAACCTGGTGCGCAAGCAGGGATTCGGTGCAGCGGTGCGCAGCTCGATCGAAGACCTCGCCGATTGGGCGGAGGTGGAGCGGCCCGACCTGGCCCGGCTGACCCCCGACGGGCATGTGGTGGTGCTGTTCACCGATATCGAGGGATCCACGGCGCTCAACGAACGGATCGGCGACCGCGCCTGGGTGAAGCTGATCGCCCGGCACGACGAAATGGTGCAGCGCATGGTCACCCGGCACGGTGGGCATGTCGTCAAGAGTCAGGGCGACGGGTTCATGATCGCGTTCGCGCAGCCCGAGCAGGCGGTGCGCTGTGCCGTCGACATCCAGCACGCGCTGGCGTCGCCGCGCGGCCGCAAACCGCAGCATCCGATCAAGGTCCGGATCGGGGCGCACATGGGCCGTTCGGTGCGCCGCGGCGACGACCTGTTCGGACGCAACGTCGCGATGGCCGCCCGAGTGGCGGCAGCCGCCGAGGGCGGGCAGATCCTGATCAGCGGCCCGGTCCGTGACGCGGTCAAAGACCGCGACGACATCACCGTCGGCGCCGGACGCGACGCCGAGTTGAAGGGCTTCGCCGGCACCCACCGGCTCTACGCGGTGGACTGCGGTTAA
- a CDS encoding alpha/beta fold hydrolase — MRTAQTVAFDGVNGVTLAADEWNRGAPDAAGYPTILMLHGGGQNRYSWHKTGQILAGRGCHVVALDTRGHGDSDRSPNADYSLETLTADALSVIDAIGRPVALIGASMGGLTGIMVADQAGPQRVSKLVLVDVVPRYEKDGSARIRDFMLSHIDGFDSLEQAAEAVAEYLPHRAKPRSPEGLKKNLRFRDGRWYWHWDPAMMSKPGDDPALRTEKLESAAIGLQIPILLIRGKLSDVVSTEGVDDFLSKVPGARFVELSGAGHTAAGDDNDAFSAAVVEFVSGP, encoded by the coding sequence ATGCGCACAGCCCAGACGGTCGCGTTCGACGGCGTCAACGGAGTCACGCTGGCCGCCGATGAGTGGAACCGGGGCGCCCCGGACGCCGCCGGGTATCCGACGATCCTGATGCTGCACGGCGGCGGCCAGAATCGGTATTCCTGGCATAAGACCGGCCAGATCCTGGCCGGGCGCGGTTGTCACGTCGTCGCCCTGGACACCCGCGGCCACGGCGACAGTGACCGCTCACCGAACGCCGACTACTCCCTGGAGACCCTGACCGCCGATGCGCTGTCGGTGATCGACGCGATAGGCCGACCGGTGGCGTTGATCGGGGCCAGCATGGGCGGGTTGACCGGCATCATGGTCGCCGACCAGGCCGGTCCGCAGCGGGTGTCCAAGCTGGTGTTGGTCGACGTGGTGCCCCGCTATGAGAAGGACGGCAGCGCCCGGATTCGGGACTTCATGTTGAGCCACATCGACGGCTTCGATTCCCTCGAGCAGGCCGCCGAGGCGGTGGCCGAATACCTGCCGCACCGAGCCAAGCCGCGCAGCCCCGAGGGCCTGAAGAAGAATCTGCGGTTCCGCGACGGCCGCTGGTACTGGCATTGGGATCCGGCCATGATGTCCAAACCCGGCGACGATCCGGCGCTGCGCACCGAGAAACTCGAGTCGGCGGCCATCGGACTGCAGATCCCGATCCTGCTGATCCGCGGCAAGCTGTCGGACGTGGTGAGCACCGAAGGCGTCGACGACTTCCTGTCCAAGGTTCCCGGTGCGCGGTTCGTCGAACTGTCCGGGGCCGGTCACACCGCGGCCGGCGACGACAACGACGCCTTCAGCGCCGCGGTCGTCGAGTTCGTGTCCGGCCCTTGA
- a CDS encoding alpha/beta fold hydrolase, whose product MSEPRWIDVTAPEVELKALSWGTPGNPVALCLHGFPDTAYGWRRVAPALVAAGWHVVAPFLRGYAPSAIPTDGSYHLGALMDDALRVLDAVGRTGRDVVIGHDWGAMTATGLAAMPDSPFTKAVIMSVPPPAALRGVRGVGRLAVARYLPAQLVRSWYISYFQLPWLPDRSASWVLPLLWRRWSPGYAAEDDLRHVDAAIGTPDGWRAALGPYRALRSLRAPARYAGLHPYWLQLPTIPSLYLHGRTDGCMTAAFTRWVPPALPADSAVAVVDNAGHFLQLEQPDEVSERILRFLA is encoded by the coding sequence ATGAGTGAACCGCGGTGGATCGACGTGACGGCGCCCGAGGTCGAGCTCAAAGCCTTGAGCTGGGGAACACCGGGTAATCCGGTGGCGTTGTGCCTGCACGGTTTTCCCGACACCGCCTACGGATGGCGACGGGTGGCGCCCGCACTGGTCGCGGCCGGTTGGCATGTGGTGGCGCCGTTCCTGCGGGGCTACGCACCGTCGGCGATACCGACCGACGGCAGCTATCACCTCGGGGCGCTGATGGACGACGCGCTGCGGGTTCTCGACGCCGTCGGTAGGACGGGCCGCGACGTGGTGATCGGCCACGACTGGGGGGCGATGACGGCCACAGGACTGGCTGCCATGCCGGACAGCCCGTTCACCAAGGCGGTGATCATGTCGGTGCCCCCGCCGGCCGCACTGCGCGGGGTCCGGGGCGTCGGCCGGTTGGCCGTGGCCCGATACCTGCCGGCCCAGTTGGTGCGCAGCTGGTACATCAGCTATTTCCAACTGCCCTGGCTGCCGGACCGCTCCGCCTCCTGGGTGCTGCCCCTGTTGTGGCGTCGGTGGTCACCGGGATACGCCGCCGAGGACGACCTGCGGCACGTCGACGCGGCCATCGGGACACCGGACGGCTGGCGTGCGGCACTCGGCCCCTATCGGGCGCTGCGCAGCCTGCGTGCCCCGGCGCGCTACGCCGGCCTGCACCCCTACTGGCTGCAGCTCCCGACGATCCCGAGCCTGTATCTGCACGGACGCACCGACGGCTGCATGACGGCCGCTTTCACCCGCTGGGTTCCGCCGGCACTGCCTGCGGACAGCGCGGTGGCGGTCGTCGACAACGCCGGCCACTTCCTGCAACTCGAGCAGCCCGACGAGGTCTCCGAGCGGATCCTGCGATTCCTGGCCTGA
- a CDS encoding DUF1298 domain-containing protein, which translates to MRGRPMTAIDAQFYWMSAKIPSDQFLLYAFAGVPADLDGAIAEVLERARAVPDLTIRVADACALRYPRWVPMTGGVAAMRHRVADDSWTGCLDAIVALSDDQLDAAVAPWRLHVFAPVHGIPGHPGAGSVAVLQVAHALADGGRASALAARLFGRAATVAPLRAPGRDVLPWRAAVAARAHRDRVDATRAGLLPPPVGDRPPLATNNRPGGSRTVRTLVRRRDDLRGPTVTVAVLAAVSAALSDYLGEPCEQLGAEVPMAKAGTRRAHNHFGNVPVGLYPSLPHDARCARIAADLTVGRLRGRHPASAAADRAFAATPAALLRWGVHNFDVDARPARVAGNTVVSSVHRGAADLRFGAAPVSLTAGFPALSPAMGLTHGVHGIGDGVVVSVHAAESAIADIEGYLRLLDAAL; encoded by the coding sequence ATGCGCGGTCGGCCGATGACCGCGATCGACGCGCAGTTCTACTGGATGTCGGCCAAGATCCCCAGCGACCAGTTCCTGCTGTACGCGTTCGCCGGGGTACCGGCCGACCTCGACGGCGCTATCGCCGAGGTGCTCGAGCGGGCCCGGGCGGTGCCGGACCTGACGATCCGGGTGGCCGACGCTTGCGCGCTTCGCTATCCGCGGTGGGTACCGATGACCGGCGGCGTCGCCGCGATGCGGCACCGGGTGGCCGACGACAGCTGGACCGGGTGCCTGGATGCGATCGTGGCGCTGTCCGACGACCAACTCGACGCCGCCGTGGCGCCGTGGCGGCTGCACGTGTTCGCCCCCGTGCACGGCATTCCCGGTCACCCCGGCGCCGGCAGCGTGGCCGTGCTGCAGGTGGCCCACGCGCTCGCCGACGGGGGACGGGCGTCGGCGCTGGCGGCCCGGTTGTTCGGCCGGGCGGCCACCGTCGCCCCGCTGCGTGCACCCGGCCGTGACGTGCTGCCGTGGCGTGCGGCGGTGGCCGCGCGCGCCCACCGAGACCGTGTCGACGCCACCCGGGCCGGACTGCTGCCGCCGCCGGTCGGGGACCGCCCACCGTTGGCCACCAACAACCGGCCCGGCGGTTCCCGGACCGTGCGCACCCTGGTGCGCCGCCGCGACGACCTGCGCGGGCCGACCGTGACGGTCGCGGTGCTCGCGGCGGTGTCGGCGGCACTCTCGGACTACCTCGGCGAACCCTGCGAGCAGCTCGGTGCCGAAGTGCCGATGGCCAAAGCCGGCACCCGGCGCGCACACAACCATTTCGGCAACGTCCCGGTGGGCCTGTACCCGTCACTGCCGCACGATGCCCGCTGCGCACGGATCGCCGCGGATCTGACGGTCGGCCGGCTGCGCGGCCGCCATCCCGCGTCGGCCGCAGCCGACCGGGCTTTCGCCGCGACGCCCGCGGCGCTGCTGCGCTGGGGTGTCCACAATTTCGACGTCGACGCCCGACCGGCACGGGTCGCCGGCAACACCGTGGTCTCCAGCGTGCACCGCGGCGCCGCCGATCTGCGGTTCGGTGCCGCGCCGGTATCGCTCACCGCGGGATTCCCCGCGCTGTCCCCGGCGATGGGCCTGACTCACGGGGTGCACGGTATCGGGGACGGCGTCGTGGTCAGTGTGCATGCGGCCGAATCGGCGATCGCCGATATCGAGGGTTATCTACGACTGTTGGACGCCGCGTTGTAG
- a CDS encoding DoxX family protein codes for MATATDVALLLLRLVLGLTMAAHGFNKFFGGGRIPGTARWFESIGMKYGKFQAVTAAVAEIAAGLGIAVGLFTPIAAAGFVALMTVAAWTVHRANGFFIVGEGWEYNLILATGAVAIAMIGPGHLSADHQIFCHCWQNGWPGLAISLGLGLAGAIGQLALFYRPVKSEATGE; via the coding sequence ATGGCCACTGCTACTGACGTCGCGTTGCTGCTCCTGCGCCTGGTCCTGGGTCTGACCATGGCGGCCCACGGATTCAACAAGTTCTTCGGAGGGGGCCGGATCCCGGGCACCGCCAGGTGGTTCGAGAGCATCGGCATGAAGTACGGCAAGTTCCAGGCGGTGACGGCCGCCGTCGCCGAGATCGCCGCCGGCCTGGGTATCGCCGTGGGCTTGTTCACCCCGATCGCCGCCGCGGGCTTTGTGGCGTTGATGACGGTCGCGGCCTGGACGGTGCACCGGGCGAACGGATTCTTCATCGTCGGTGAGGGCTGGGAGTACAACCTGATCCTGGCCACCGGCGCCGTCGCGATCGCGATGATCGGGCCGGGTCACCTCAGCGCCGACCACCAGATCTTCTGCCACTGCTGGCAGAACGGTTGGCCGGGCCTGGCGATCTCGCTCGGTCTCGGCCTGGCCGGCGCTATCGGCCAGCTGGCCCTGTTCTATCGGCCGGTCAAGTCCGAGGCGACCGGCGAGTAG